A stretch of Bradyrhizobium sp. CCBAU 53338 DNA encodes these proteins:
- a CDS encoding arylsulfatase: MIIRTIFVAIAAASVISGPAFAQTAQSAAPPPGSPAATITIPGNQLPPPPQKFGGKIERDARNSKPFWPARVVPPKGAPNVLLIITDDAGYGVPSTFGGVIPTPALDRIAQSGLRYTNFHSTALCSPTRAALITGRNHHSVGYGVIAEQATGYPGYDSIITKDKATIGRILTDNGYHTAWFGKNHNTPEYQASQAGPFDQWPTGMGFEYFYGFMGGDTNQWEPGNLVRNTTPIHPYVGKPGWNLMTAMADEAIDYVNRMNALAPDTPFFIKFAPGATHAPHHPTPEWVKKISEMHLFDQGWNKLRDTIFENQKKLGVIPQNAKLTPWPKDLIKEWDQLSADEKKLFVRQAEVFAAYAAYADNEIGRVIQSIDDLGKLDNTLIIYIEGDNGTSAEGQPNGTPNEVAMFNQINPSVEDQLKYFYDVWGTDRTYNHMSIGWAWAFDTPFSWTKQIVSHFGGTRQGMAVSWPAVIKDKGGIRTQFHHVIDVVPTILEAAHIKAPDMVDGIKQSPIEGVSMMYTFDEKNANAPSTHTTQYFEMFADRAIYNDGWIASTKVMRPPWVTVAKLPAPQDYPWELYDLHNDWTQAEDVAAKYPDKLKELQALFWQQAERYQVLPLDSSVATRMITPRPSLSAGRTSFAWTRPLSGTPNGDAPSLLNASYTFKADVDIPQGGAEGMLVTQGGRFGGYGFYVLKNKPVFTWNLVDLKRVRWEGPELTPGKHLIEFDFRYDGLGAGTMVFGNYSGIGQGGTGTLKVDGNIVSTEKMEHSLPFILQWDEAFDIGSDTGTPVDDNDYQTPFVFTGKLNKVTLDIDRPKLSPDDVKRLQDAARAAGDGPSDDAGKSASAEPQVGTVGLSLTDKIQLRIDKREGCRKQAEAQGLGMMDRIKFVQQCAQQ, from the coding sequence ATGATCATTCGGACGATCTTTGTTGCAATTGCTGCGGCATCCGTGATCTCCGGGCCTGCGTTCGCGCAAACGGCTCAATCGGCCGCGCCGCCTCCGGGCTCTCCAGCCGCCACCATCACCATTCCCGGCAACCAGCTTCCGCCGCCGCCGCAAAAGTTCGGCGGCAAGATCGAGCGTGACGCGCGCAATTCGAAACCATTTTGGCCGGCGCGGGTCGTACCTCCCAAGGGCGCTCCAAACGTCCTGCTGATCATCACGGACGATGCCGGCTATGGCGTGCCCAGCACGTTCGGCGGCGTGATCCCGACGCCGGCGCTCGACCGGATCGCGCAAAGCGGATTGCGCTACACCAATTTCCATTCGACCGCCCTGTGCTCGCCGACGCGCGCGGCGCTGATCACCGGACGCAACCACCATTCGGTCGGTTATGGCGTGATCGCGGAGCAGGCCACCGGCTATCCGGGCTATGACAGCATCATCACCAAGGACAAGGCCACGATCGGCAGAATCCTGACCGACAACGGCTACCATACCGCCTGGTTCGGCAAGAACCACAACACGCCCGAATACCAGGCGAGCCAGGCCGGCCCGTTCGATCAGTGGCCGACCGGCATGGGTTTTGAATATTTCTACGGCTTCATGGGTGGCGACACCAATCAGTGGGAGCCCGGTAACCTCGTCCGCAACACCACGCCGATCCATCCCTATGTCGGCAAGCCCGGCTGGAATTTGATGACAGCAATGGCGGACGAAGCGATCGACTACGTGAACCGCATGAACGCGCTGGCACCCGACACGCCTTTCTTCATCAAATTCGCGCCGGGTGCGACGCACGCGCCGCATCACCCGACGCCCGAGTGGGTGAAGAAGATCAGCGAGATGCATCTTTTCGACCAGGGCTGGAACAAGCTTCGTGACACCATCTTCGAGAACCAAAAGAAGCTGGGCGTCATTCCGCAGAATGCGAAACTCACGCCATGGCCGAAGGATCTGATCAAGGAGTGGGACCAGCTTTCCGCTGACGAGAAAAAGCTTTTCGTCCGCCAGGCGGAAGTATTCGCGGCTTATGCTGCCTATGCCGACAACGAGATCGGGCGAGTGATCCAGTCGATCGACGACCTCGGCAAGCTCGACAACACCCTGATCATCTACATCGAGGGTGATAACGGGACGAGCGCGGAAGGTCAGCCGAACGGCACGCCGAACGAAGTCGCCATGTTCAACCAGATCAACCCGTCGGTCGAGGACCAGCTCAAATATTTCTACGACGTCTGGGGCACCGATCGCACCTACAACCACATGTCGATCGGCTGGGCCTGGGCATTCGACACGCCATTCTCCTGGACCAAGCAAATCGTGTCGCATTTCGGCGGCACTCGCCAGGGCATGGCGGTCTCGTGGCCGGCGGTGATCAAGGACAAGGGCGGCATTCGGACTCAGTTCCACCATGTCATCGACGTCGTTCCTACCATTCTCGAGGCGGCGCATATCAAAGCGCCTGACATGGTCGACGGCATCAAGCAGAGTCCGATCGAGGGCGTTAGCATGATGTACACGTTCGACGAAAAGAACGCGAACGCCCCGTCGACGCACACGACGCAGTATTTCGAGATGTTCGCCGATCGCGCGATCTACAATGACGGCTGGATCGCCTCGACCAAGGTAATGCGACCGCCGTGGGTCACGGTTGCAAAATTGCCGGCGCCTCAAGACTACCCTTGGGAACTCTATGACCTCCACAACGACTGGACGCAGGCCGAGGACGTTGCCGCCAAATATCCCGACAAGCTGAAGGAACTGCAGGCGCTGTTCTGGCAGCAGGCGGAAAGATATCAGGTGCTGCCGCTCGACTCGTCAGTGGCAACCCGGATGATCACGCCGCGTCCGAGCCTCAGCGCCGGCCGCACCAGCTTCGCCTGGACACGGCCGCTGAGCGGCACGCCCAACGGCGATGCACCGAGCTTGCTCAATGCCTCCTACACCTTCAAGGCGGATGTCGATATCCCGCAGGGTGGCGCGGAAGGCATGCTCGTCACACAGGGCGGCCGCTTCGGCGGCTATGGCTTCTACGTCCTGAAGAACAAGCCCGTCTTCACGTGGAATCTCGTCGACCTCAAGCGCGTGCGCTGGGAGGGTCCAGAGTTGACGCCTGGCAAGCACCTGATCGAATTCGATTTTAGATATGACGGCCTCGGCGCTGGCACCATGGTGTTCGGCAACTATAGCGGCATCGGACAGGGCGGCACGGGAACGTTGAAGGTCGACGGCAACATCGTGTCCACAGAGAAGATGGAACACAGCCTGCCGTTCATCCTGCAATGGGACGAGGCGTTCGACATCGGCTCCGACACCGGCACGCCGGTCGACGACAACGACTATCAGACGCCGTTCGTCTTCACCGGCAAGCTCAACAAGGTGACGCTCGACATCGACCGGCCGAAGCTGAGCCCGGACGACGTCAAGCGGCTGCAGGACGCGGCGCGCGCGGCGGGTGACGGTCCGTCGGACGACGCCGGCAAGTCGGCCTCTGCCGAACCGCAGGTTGGCACCGTTGGCCTCAGTCTTACCGACAAGATTCAGTTGCGGATCGACAAGCGCGAGGGCTGCCGCAAGCAGGCCGAAGCGCAGGGGCTCGGCATGATGGATCGCATCAAGTTCGTCCAGCAATGCGCTCAACAGTGA
- a CDS encoding DUF2721 domain-containing protein, giving the protein MTMVELLPVTPSIDQLGRIITSVAAPAFLLGAVAAFISVLISRINRVIDRSQFIHGIPADDARRAYLKADLPRLRRRAALLNRSLLCAIIAAILTALIIIVAFVSALLQLAHEFGVAILFMAAMLMFCGSLVDLARETRIALHDHDLRV; this is encoded by the coding sequence ATGACCATGGTCGAGCTGCTGCCGGTCACTCCGTCGATCGATCAGCTCGGGCGGATCATCACAAGCGTGGCCGCTCCGGCATTCCTGCTGGGAGCGGTCGCGGCCTTCATCTCGGTGCTGATATCCAGGATCAATCGGGTGATTGATCGGTCACAGTTCATTCACGGCATACCGGCTGACGATGCGCGGCGGGCGTATCTCAAGGCCGACCTCCCGCGGCTCCGCCGGCGAGCTGCCCTGTTGAACCGGTCGTTGCTCTGCGCGATCATCGCAGCGATCCTCACCGCCTTGATCATCATTGTCGCGTTCGTCAGCGCGCTCCTTCAGCTCGCGCACGAATTCGGCGTTGCAATCCTGTTCATGGCGGCGATGCTGATGTTCTGCGGATCACTCGTCGATCTGGCTCGCGAGACGCGAATCGCGCTTCACGACCACGATCTCCGTGTGTAG
- a CDS encoding cytochrome c3 family protein — protein MVAAAFYWIGRPERPLVSRPASELSFVGSQTCGECHATQAKLWQASQHRHAMEHATNQSVKADFNDAVFDYAGTRSRFFRKDGGFFVETDGPDGKLSAFEVKYTFGVDPLQQYLIAFPDGRIQALSIAWDTRPKDQGGQRWFHLYPDAAVTSSDPLHWTKPSQNWNFMCAECHSTAVRKNYDPATDHFTTTFSEISVGCEACHGAGSRHVAWARGDRGAAGSAKDPVKHLVVKFDERSGITWSAEAGTLTPVRSAPAVALRKEVETCGRCHARRGQLSEEWTPGRPLSETHRVSLLEPQLFSADGQMRDDEETYNYAPFKQSKMFAKGVTCSDCHDPHSAALKTPGDGVCSQCHPPARYESTAHRHHADVSPPLSCASCHMPERRYMVIDRRHDHGFRVPRPDVSVQTGVPNACNDCHRDKPASWAADKVESWFGQERRGFQTYAQAFGAAWIEAADAQALLAAIARAGEVPGIVRASALAELPAPDVELIRRALSDPDPLVRLGALDALERMPADQLWSLASAQLVDPVRGVRIRAADLLASVPRAQQPTADRDRFARAAAEFIAAQRLNADRAEARTALGNFYARQADAAAAETEYRAALKLDPFFAAAAVNLSDLYRQLGRDADGERILREQLSRSAQDASLHHALGLALARQKRTEAALDELRQAAVLDPGQTRYAYVYAVGLHSAGRRDDALSVLNESLRTHPDDVELLSAAISFSRQKGDTRAALEYAERLARLRPDDSSLAELIRELNR, from the coding sequence ATGGTCGCGGCGGCATTCTACTGGATTGGGCGGCCGGAGCGTCCGCTTGTCTCGCGGCCGGCGTCCGAGCTGAGCTTCGTCGGCAGCCAGACCTGCGGCGAGTGCCACGCAACGCAGGCGAAGCTCTGGCAGGCTTCGCAGCACCGGCACGCGATGGAGCATGCGACGAACCAGTCCGTGAAGGCGGATTTCAATGATGCGGTCTTCGACTATGCGGGGACGCGCTCCCGTTTCTTCCGCAAGGACGGCGGGTTCTTCGTCGAGACGGACGGACCTGACGGCAAACTTTCGGCGTTCGAGGTCAAGTACACGTTCGGGGTTGATCCGCTCCAACAATATCTGATTGCATTCCCCGACGGCCGTATCCAGGCGCTTTCGATTGCCTGGGACACGCGGCCGAAAGATCAAGGCGGCCAGCGCTGGTTTCATCTCTATCCGGATGCTGCCGTGACCAGCAGCGATCCCCTGCACTGGACCAAACCCAGCCAAAACTGGAATTTCATGTGCGCCGAGTGTCATTCGACCGCCGTGCGCAAGAACTACGATCCCGCCACGGACCACTTCACAACGACGTTCTCCGAAATCAGCGTGGGGTGCGAGGCTTGCCATGGCGCGGGCTCTCGGCATGTCGCCTGGGCGAGAGGCGACCGCGGGGCAGCCGGGTCGGCCAAGGATCCGGTGAAGCATCTCGTCGTCAAGTTCGACGAGCGAAGCGGGATCACATGGTCAGCCGAAGCCGGTACGTTGACGCCCGTTCGCAGCGCGCCCGCAGTGGCCCTGCGCAAGGAGGTCGAGACCTGCGGGCGTTGCCACGCACGGCGTGGCCAGCTTTCCGAGGAATGGACGCCGGGGCGGCCGCTGTCGGAGACACATCGGGTGTCGCTGCTCGAGCCGCAGCTTTTCTCCGCCGATGGTCAGATGCGTGACGACGAGGAAACCTACAACTACGCGCCATTCAAGCAGAGCAAGATGTTCGCCAAAGGGGTGACATGCAGCGACTGCCACGACCCGCATAGCGCGGCATTGAAGACACCGGGTGACGGCGTCTGCTCGCAATGCCATCCGCCGGCCCGGTATGAATCCACGGCGCACCGACACCATGCCGACGTCTCGCCGCCGCTGTCCTGCGCCTCCTGCCACATGCCGGAGCGGCGCTACATGGTGATCGACCGCCGCCATGACCACGGCTTTCGCGTGCCGCGCCCGGATGTCTCCGTGCAGACGGGCGTGCCGAACGCCTGCAACGACTGCCATCGCGACAAGCCGGCGAGCTGGGCAGCCGACAAGGTCGAGAGCTGGTTCGGTCAGGAACGGCGAGGCTTTCAGACCTACGCGCAGGCATTCGGCGCTGCCTGGATCGAGGCGGCCGATGCGCAGGCGCTGCTGGCGGCGATAGCGCGAGCCGGGGAAGTCCCCGGTATCGTGCGTGCGAGTGCGTTGGCCGAATTGCCTGCACCCGATGTCGAGCTGATCCGTCGTGCCCTGTCCGACCCCGATCCGCTGGTCAGGCTGGGTGCGCTCGATGCCCTGGAAAGGATGCCGGCCGACCAGCTCTGGTCGCTTGCATCCGCGCAACTGGTTGATCCCGTTCGCGGCGTGCGTATTCGCGCCGCCGATCTTCTTGCGTCGGTGCCGCGGGCGCAGCAGCCGACTGCGGATCGCGACCGGTTCGCTCGAGCGGCCGCCGAATTCATCGCCGCGCAGAGATTGAACGCGGATCGTGCGGAAGCGCGGACGGCGCTCGGTAATTTCTACGCGCGCCAAGCCGATGCTGCCGCCGCGGAGACCGAATATCGCGCCGCGCTCAAACTCGATCCCTTCTTCGCGGCTGCCGCCGTGAACTTGTCGGACCTCTATCGGCAACTCGGCCGCGACGCCGACGGAGAGCGGATTCTGCGCGAGCAGTTGTCCAGGTCGGCGCAGGACGCCTCGCTTCATCACGCGCTTGGCTTGGCTTTGGCGCGTCAGAAGCGCACCGAAGCGGCTCTTGATGAATTGCGCCAGGCCGCCGTGCTCGATCCGGGTCAAACGCGATACGCTTACGTCTATGCCGTCGGGCTGCATTCCGCGGGCCGGCGCGACGACGCGCTGTCGGTGTTGAACGAGAGTTTGCGTACACATCCTGATGATGTCGAGCTGCTTTCAGCCGCAATCAGTTTCAGTCGCC